The following is a genomic window from Fluviispira vulneris.
CTCTTTCTCCTTAATTGTTCATGTCTAAAATATTCAACTTCAAGTATATCATAAATTTCTTTTTGATAATTTTTGATATATAAAAAAACTCTTTGAGCTGATGGAGTTGATATTATGCAAACAATGAGTTTACTGAATCGTATTGAAATCGCTATTAAATGGACAGACCTAGATCCATATAACCACTTAAACAATTCAAAATACTTTGATTTTATGACAGAGGCACGTTCGCGCATATTTTATGAGTGTACACAAAAGAATAAAACTCAACTTATCATTCATGAATGTAACATAGTTTTTAAAAAACCATATTATTATCCAAATAATATTATCATTGAGCAATTTGTAGAAAATGTCTCTGGGGCAAGTTTTGAATTAAAGTACATTTTTAAGTCACCCCAAAGTGACAATATAGAGCATGCTGAAGCTAAAGTAAAAATGGTATCATTTGATCCAGAAAAAAATAGAGTATGTCGCATACCCCAGGAATATTTGAAAATTTTAAATCAATCCATTTGAATATTTTTAAGAATTTTTGTTCATTTTATAGAGGATATCGAATAAATGTAAATTTGAGTCTACATTTCCATAAGATATAATTCC
Proteins encoded in this region:
- a CDS encoding acyl-CoA thioesterase encodes the protein MQTMSLLNRIEIAIKWTDLDPYNHLNNSKYFDFMTEARSRIFYECTQKNKTQLIIHECNIVFKKPYYYPNNIIIEQFVENVSGASFELKYIFKSPQSDNIEHAEAKVKMVSFDPEKNRVCRIPQEYLKILNQSI